AAACCCCGACAGCTTTAAGGCTTTCGGATTTAAACGTTACCGCAGAAGATTCAGCCGCAATTAATTGCGGCTTTTTTTAATGAATTAGTTTTTATTTCTGGCTTTCTGCAATTGTTCGAATATATTCCTGTTGTTCTGCAACAGTAAAAGCATTGGGTCGCTGAGCCTGAATAAGTTCGATCACCTCTTTCAATGGCATGCCACGCTCCAACATAATTTGCCCTGCCATCAAACCCGTTCTTCCCGAGCCACCTTTACAATGAATGGCTATGGACTGCCCGCTGTTCAATAGCTGATGGACATCCTTTCCGACTTTTTCCCATGCAGAAAAAAACGGTGCCTGCGGGCCTTCATCGTCCACAATCGGTAAATGGAACCACAGCATCCCCGCTTTCTCGACCTCTACCGGTAAATCAGCAACGTCACTTTCATGAAGGTCTTCTATCGGCATCAGGGTTAAAATTGCACGAGCTCCCCACTCTCGCAATGTTGTCAGCGAATCTGCCAGAGTCTCATCTTTAGTGCCTGGACAGGGCGTTAAGCCAATACGGCCATCAGAGTCATTGACCGGAACAGACCAGATTGGGTGTGATGAACTCATCATGTTCTCTCTACAGGTTATTGTGAAAGTGCAGGATTTTATGTGGTTCAGGAAAAAAATGCCGCTATTAAATAGCTATAAAATAACGACATTTGTCGGATGATTAATGTTCTCTCAAGTCAATTCGATACAAAGCGAAGCCCGCATCATCCTTGCCCACCTGCTTCATCTTGTACACTGCATGCTCTTTGATGAAACCAGCGGCTTTCTTACTTGGAGAGGTTTCAACCACAACATCCAGATCGACATCCG
Above is a window of Endozoicomonas montiporae CL-33 DNA encoding:
- a CDS encoding protein-tyrosine phosphatase family protein — its product is MMSSSHPIWSVPVNDSDGRIGLTPCPGTKDETLADSLTTLREWGARAILTLMPIEDLHESDVADLPVEVEKAGMLWFHLPIVDDEGPQAPFFSAWEKVGKDVHQLLNSGQSIAIHCKGGSGRTGLMAGQIMLERGMPLKEVIELIQAQRPNAFTVAEQQEYIRTIAESQK